atttacggaccgccagacgcatccaaaagaagatccagcgccggttagctaagctggaatcacaacgctgggctgcgttctgtgagtctctagaccctcgcaagcctttatcgcaattgtggaggacggtacgaggtctccggacactgcccgtgcagcggtttccattcaaggccctagccctttcacaacagcgaccggatattgacgtggcagaagagttctgcgccagattatccggccaactcacttctcccaacaattttccgcctttgagtagctctccaccaccgcgagatcaacgcatggatctacctttttcaatccatgaacttaaggcagcactagctttgtgtggacgcacatcggctccacactcttaaaaataatgttagtaaatagctagtatatgcacgtttttactaggttaatgtgtattttactaccttctgactagttctgtactagccagtggttagtaaagctagtaagtgctgcctttactaaccagaaatgcttcttagtagtttctactaagtaactactaagcaactactaacttgtctggccttggcctattttgctgtgattgtaacagtcttatgcgaaattcagattaactgtagtgttgttcattattttggattaacagttatatgcgacgtcgtatcacacatatgcacagacagtaggctttagacatttgAGCACATAGCTTTGATTATTTAACCAAATACATAGGTGCTCACCGGTGCCACATGTGCTCCCTCaaactaggcctataaatactGGCGAAGTTGCTCTTTTAGTAAGTGTTGCGTAGCACCTTAGTCGTTCTGTATATGTTTTCTTGCTTGTCGTTGCTTGTTGGACATCTGTAGTACATTCTTACCCGGAGTCAGTGCGGCTTCATGTTCTTGGCAAATTTACATTACGTATATGTTAATGCCACCAATTAATGCCCTAACATATAGCAATAGGATGCGGTTCCTTTCATGTATATTTATTACTTTACTTttttatgcttttacaataccatcgacttcataggacaatgcaagcggcacttataaatcgaataggtcccattgtattgttggtaattatatttcagttgtgttagtaactgcactactgaggtagtatttagttactactaagttagtgctttttgctagcttcagcaggtagtgaaaagtactaaccatcattttactacctgcacttactaagaaggtagtgctttttgggactagtaacgtgttagtatttacttagtgaatatgacgaccttttttttaagagtgcaggacctgacggcatttcttacagagccctacgtcatctgggtgagcgcgcaagcattgttctcctagagctctacaatgaatcttggcgagatggcacgctcccgataagctggaaaaccagtcgcctggttacactactgaagcctggcaaatcgcctttggagctctcatcgtatcgcccgatcgctttggctagttgtgtgggcaaagtaatggagagaatgatcctaggacgcctggagtggtacctagagtaccacaacatttacccagaggctatgacgggctttcgccgtggtcgatcatcaatagataacgtcgtcgacctagtcacgtacgttcagcacgaaaaatgccgaaagcgtctttgcgcttccttgtttcttgacgtgaaaggggcatatgacaacattacacatgaagccatacttactgctctcgaagaggtaggtgtgggcggccggatgtttcaatggatacgcgactacctctccatgcgatcctttttcgtgaacactgaggacgggcacacctctctacattacagctaccgcggcgtcccccagggcggtgTCCTCAGCCCTGTGCTGTTTAATCTGACTCTCCTGTCTCTCATTGagcacctgccaagcacagttcagctatcaatgtatgcggatgacatctgcgtttggacgtctgcagtaacacgcctacaactgcgtgcgaggatccagaaagccgcatctcagactttaatttacctccggaatcgaggtctggaaatatcgtctgagaaatgcgcacttgtggcatttacacggaagcccatggcagactacagcgtattgataaatggccaaagaataccctacattcgatcttacaagtttctaggcgttataattgacagagacatgtcatggagccatcatgtttcatacatgaagaagcggttaacaggcatctgtcacctgtttaagttcttcgctggaaagacatggggaatgtccacaagtgctatgctgcaactatacaatgtgctgtttcttggcttcctgcggtacagcttgccagccttaactaacgtcaacaaaacgagtctgcgcaccatacaaagtgttcaagcacaagcgctccgcatttgcctaggcctgcctcggagtgcatcaacagtggcgactatagcaattgctggagaccacctcgccaagactcacattgaggttgaagcattaaggacacatatgcgacatcttgcccggactccccaccaccacctggcatctctgccagcggacagacaacgtacctctttctgccaaacaatagccacgcatggtgaatcattaccaacttgcttcactcctgccgcaagaccttcgattcctccgtggtgccttacacagccaaatatcaacctgacaatacctgtCATCcacaaaaaagcagagctgtcatcaccagcccttaaacagctcgccttacttctgttgtacgagaagtaccaagactctgcccatatataccgacggctccgtcctgccgaacagctctaccgcggcagtggtgataccaacgatgggcacaactattaaattcaagacgtctcacgtcacaacatcgacggcagcagagctcgctgcactttgtgccgcgctgcaattcattagtgatcaagtgacacacaaatggacaattttctccgactcaaaggcggctctgcagtctctactatcacctttacgccgcggtccacacgagcagctggtctttgagattgccgaggcaatacacaatctgactgagatagggcaagaaataacttttcagtggcttccaagtcactgtggaattatcggcaatgaacgggccgatcaagctgcccgcacagctcataaagaagatcacaaacgacccattccactttctaggactgacgccgcacggaagctccgcgtgatcGCCCGCCAACGCACAaagtcacaatggaatgaatcgcacttcatgcatgctcgcttatactctctggacccaaccctaagccttcgagtaccatcaaggcttcgccgaggagacgcaacacttttgtgcagattatggttgggcgttgcgtttaccaacgcctatgcgttccgcataggaatggccgacagcgcagcctgtgaccactgcggcaatgaagaatcaattgtacatattttgtgcgactgcccgcggtacagtgcgcaaagacattctcttaccaacgcgttcaaccaattggacgaccggcctcgaCCGGAAGACCACGaccggaagaaaaaattctccaccacagactggacccaacatcacagaagaaggccgtgcaggcgcttctgcgcttcttacgagccactggcctatctgaccgactgtgatgcgaacgctcttccggtgcaacgaaacaatcgcacaccttcgttgtgagtgccctcgttttaacccgcagagagcagctctctcagccatgataggtcaactggacaaacgcttaataacgcaaatcaacatgccttgtaaactggcctacacggaaaacagcgcgagccaccttgaaggcactgctgcgttatttaaaagacaccgaactcagtgacaaattgtgactgtacactgtgtgacgtaggatgggacgttgacactattcaacactagaacgccttcgcagactgacaatgtccacagaaacagttcagttgtgtgtgtgtgtgtgtgtgattttttttctttccttttcttctcccttttttgtacttattttttctctctctctctcctgtcgaatccctttacccctcccccggtacagggtagccaaccggagataatgtctggttaacctccctgtctttccttaccttttttctctctctctacagacACCTAAGTAGACAGGACATCGAGTTGTGAACGGCATTACATGCGTGCACCAAATACGTTCATGAGCCTTCTTTACCGAACTGACACCAAGTAATATTTACATTTCATATTGTTTAGTATAAAAATATTCTGTATCTGATTCAATATTTGAAGGTGTTTATTGTGGAATATTTGTATTCTCCTCTATTCCAAAATTCTGTATTCGACACCCTTTAAATATTTTAAGCACCTCAATAAAATTGTCTTGTGCACAATGTTTCAATCCTTATGGCTTTTATTCAACTACCGCAGTATTTATTGCTTATTCCGACGTATGAGGGGAGAACGGAAACTTCTCTTCCGTATGAAGAAAACTACCTGAAGtttcaaaaaaatgttttttttaaatattaccaTCCTTGACCTGCCCTTCCCTATCCCCCTTGAACTGATCCCAGTTGCCTCTAATGCCTCTGGTACTTTTAAAGAAAGAAACTTACTTCTACTCAACCCAATACTGCTGTATGGCAGTTTCCAATGGTTCAAGTTGTGGAACCGTGTTCCCTTTAGGTGTCTCCTAAGATTTGGAGACACCTAAAGGGAACACGGTTGCCTTTAGGAAAAAGATTTTTTTATTACCGCTTGTACCAGCAGGCACTCGACCGCTTTCGTCTGATTGTACTTGGTCACGAAACACACTACAACCAAGAAAACTCAAAAGCTTTATTCCTGCCTATGTACAGTCCTGTTTAAACAAGAAAATGTTTTTGAACAGCGTCGATGCTTGTTGTGCATGGTCTTAAGAATGCCTGGCGATAGTGTATTTGGAGCGCAGATAATTTCAGCGAGTTTTGTCACCTGGAAAAGATGAAAAAGTAGATATTAGGTAATGTTCTCAGTAAAAAAACTATTGTAAATGAGGAGCGACTTAGGTCGCCAGTAGTATAGTCGAGAATGAGATAGAGAGAGCTGAGGATGGCTAGCAAAAAGAAGTTTCTGCCCTAGACAGGACGAAGTCCATAAAGCATTCATACATAACAGTAACCGAGGAAGAAATACCTCGGTAAATGCGCAGCCTCTTAAGACGCCTTGCACTATCCTTGTACCGAACATCAAATACGTCTTCTCAACACTACTTTCAGTGTTGTAGAGCAATATTCGGCTGTGTAATAGTAGACACCATGTCCATCAGCAAAAACGTTTTGCACCATTTGTGGCTTATCTTTATGGACTAAACAATCATTGTCATCAATCATGCATGCACTTACTCTATTGCGCGTTGCGCGCAAACAATTTTTGTGTAGGAAACACTGTGTTGCTCTGATACGCGCATGCCGTTTGTGACATGACAGTACTGGGAGCGCAACGTTAATGAAAGGAAGTGCACGCAAGTTACATAATGGTCCCTATTAAGGGACAATATATGCCCCAACGGGTGCAAATGTGCCTTAGAGTGATTCATACCATTGCAGTGGATCACGCGAAACATGTTACTTTTTTTCGCAAACAGAAAATTAGCCATCTCTCTCAACGAATAAAAATACTTTCGCGGATCGCGGGTCTTATCATTTCCAAAGAGCAGATTTCCTCAGGCCCCTTTAAGCTACTACCTTCTAGAGTGACAATTTCTTAAAATTTTTGAGCAGCAACAGAATATTTTCAAGCCGACAGGGTATATAAGATACAATATGATACTTCTAACGGAAAACCAACAGCTCGCGCTTTATATGTATTTGACTGTAATGCTGATCAGCCGCCAAATGTGTGATTTTCCCTGTAAACAGTTGTCTCTTTCGGTCCCCACATGGCTATCGCGGTGCACTCTGTACCACGATACAGCTTACTATTAAATCATGTcacgctagtattgtgctattagaCTACTATTTAACTAGAGAACCTCAGTTTACGCTTCTTGTAACTACTTCACCTAAGATTGCTAAATCACGTCTAGACATTTATCTTCTCTGTTCACCTTGATCATCTTTGAGAGGACGGGATGCTCCGCTGTAAtgttgcagattttttttttcatttgtctaCATGACAACCTAATAAGCCAAGCTGCCCTTTCTTTCCTCTTGCTTGTCTGGAGTTGTGGACCTAACACTCCGTTCACATGCACCTTCTCAATCTGAAACTCAACTCGTCGGAAGAAATGGAACCTCAACCAGACACACCAGGTGCCCCTTGTCCGGCGATGTGTGAAGCACAAGTGCTCAAACACATCCACTTAACACCCCAGTGTAGTAAACAGAACAAGCTTCATTTCCTTGTAAATAAACCACTTGATTCTGCTTAGTCTGCCCATGATATTAAAGTTTCTACTGCAACTTCTCAGCTTTCATGTCCCTAAGGTACTATAGGTACTCTAGAGCACCTATAGTCTCCGCAGGCCTCTGGGGAGATTCCAGGATACCACCatagtaccccccccccccccccccccctcgcgtggaCAGAGCCTCATACGGCTTGCTTCGAGAGTCTCTTCCGCCGCATTGTCACGAGGTGAAGGTACTCTGTGTGCGGTCTCCTGTTTTACTTGGTGCTCCCAGAGGCGAAGCAGAGGCGAAGAGTGTATTCTTGACGTTCATGAATGAAAGTGCTCTTGGCATTACGTTTGAGCACTGGAAACGTCGAAATCTGGAGTTAAAATGATGAAATTCTCCATTTTGCGTTAATATTTCAAGAATCTGGCCGCGTTCGCTAACATGTACTCGTCATGATGATTGGCTGGCGCTTGTCATAAAGTGCCCTAGCATGTGATTTTATGTAACCCAGACCAAGCTTGTTGCGCTATAACGCTTAGACAATGTGCATAAATTGCGGTCCACATTACCATCCGTGTCCACCGTATCCGCCGTAGCCACCTCCATAGCCTCCTCCATGGCCTCCTCCATAGCCTCCGCCGCGGGATACCAAGTCGTAGCCGCCGATGATGGCCCCACCGTGGCTGATCTTGTGCACGTGGTGCACCGTGCTCACGAGGAATGAGGGTCCAGGCACCACTTTGCTGTAACCACCATGTCCGCCTCCTCCATAACCACCACCGTCTCCAGCCAAGATGATCGCTCCATGGCCACCGCCATAGCCCCAGCTGTTGCCGTCGATGTGAGGGCGCAGAGTGCTAACACGATGACCTTTTGACGGCAGGTAGCATGCAGTCAGAACCACAATTTAAAAATTAAAGCAAAAATTATTGTGTATCATGGCTAATGAGACGATtattatttgttgttgttttttacgCCACTGAAAACATAGGAAGAAGATAGGGAAAGACGGAGGTTAGCTACTGTATAGACCTACTGGCATGCGTGGGCTGGGGTAAGGGGATAAAGAAAATTAACGGTCACAAAATGACAAGCTAAAATGAAACTAAAAAGGGAAAATACTGCACGTAAGCACTATGTAGCGCAAGAGAATTCTCAGTCTGTCCCTTAGTCAGCACGCTTTTCGCTGATGCTGTTGTAAACAACAAGGCGACGGTTCAAACCACTATATGTAGCCCATTTGAAACAAAATTaacacatgtcatgacatcattGCGCTTTGTGTCGAAGAGAGAGCCTGGCGGGGTTTTTATGCTGTTGACCTTATCGCACACGCCAACCAATCCCGGCCCAGCATCCCCCACCTTCCCCACTTGCATCCATTCTTCTCCCTCTCTATAGCCTACATTCGTTCCCTTCCTCCTCCGCAAGTGCTTCACAATCTCCTGGTGCTCGAGAAACAGTAAGAACTGGTGGAAGTGTAGGGGAGCCATGGGAAACATTTAAAACGAACATGGCccattggatggatggatggatggatggatggatggatggatggatggatgggtgtaaaactttaatgaacgtcctcaggtacgcgactcagcgcgcagcgggccgctcccacgtggccCATTGGATCAATTGTATTTTAGGTACGTGAAATAGTATTCCAGAAAGATGAAGACGGGATAAGTAGGTGAAACATTGTCCAATAATTTGACCTGGCCAACGCCCATACCTTGCGGCGGCACTAGCATCAGTGCGACCTAGGTATACTTggctgtggcgcgaaatgcattttgtgaaaaggggacagaagagaggagacagtaacttcactgtctcctctcttctgtccccttttcacaaaatgcatttcgcgccacagccAAGTAATACCTAGGATATATCAGCACCAAGTTGCCCAAGAAGTTCTATTGGATCAGTGCGACTATCTAGAAACCTGAAAACAAAGGCTGAGGGCATGCGGCTCTCGTATCTCTGCTCTGTTTCATACGTGCTCTTCATACGTTTCGAACCACGTTTTGTGAACTGTCAGGTTATCCATGAAAGCTTTCAAGGTGTGTACGCAGAGTGATATAAATTAATTACAAATCAATACAAGCAGAACTAAAGCAATATTTTTACTCCTAAACAGACGCCCGTAGTTCTCACATACATATTATTCTTGGTCTAATGCCCTTAGAAATGGTTGGATCCATCAAAACACTTCGAACGAAAATAAGAAAGCGAGTGTGCTTTCGCGCTACTGCAGTGTCAGTTCGATCCCACGTCAACACATCACACCACCAAAATTTCATTCGACCCTGCGTATATTCTCTTTCGCCACATGTCCCAAGCTCAGTTCACCTTACAAGGTGGCTGCCCATCGAACACGTGAATAAatgtatttgtttatttatttatctacaaCATAATTCAATTGCATTGGACCAAGCTTTGATCAAGACCAAGATTTATACAAGATCACATTAATACTAGTTGAAATCAAACTCAGAAGTACACATATTAAGTAACAATGACCCGTCCTCCTGCGGAGCCCGTGGTCGCGCGTTCAATGCCCGGCTGCGTCGTCACCAATGtagtcgaaatgcaaaaacactctcGTACTAAGATTTACGTGCACGtggaagaaccccaggtggtcatggTTAATTCTGAGCCCTCCACTGCAGCGTGTCTCATAGCTCCAGTGTTTGCTTTGGGATGATATCACTCCAATGAATGAATAATCTACCCCAAAATGTTTTGTATGCATAATGCAGCCAAAATGCGAAAGATCGAGGGCAAATATATTTGAACACAATTCTTGGTACGAAACGCTGAACGGGACACTGTAAAACGGACACAGCGATTACAAATATGATGAAATGCAGCAATACTAATAACAATAATGCACATTCAGAAGTTCGACGATACAACCATGATCTGTGGCGACAAACACTGGAATGCAGCTAGAAGTCAGCAATACAGCAAATAAAAGTAGCCACAAAACTTTTTAAACAACATTTCAGCACGCATGCTCTCTATTAAGTAAAGTAAAAAAAGTGAAGACGCGTCaatgttaagaggaagctttagctcgggcctaactccgatgccaccttttcaaatacatgtaaaacgtgGAAATTATTTTTGAGATAActcctggaccgatttgaataaaatttgttgaacttgagcGATAAATTTAcgttctagtgactgttggaagcataATTTTGATTTAAGACTTGAATTTCTTAAAAGGAGTTTTCAAAAATTGATAAGcttgaaaacaaaaaagaaaatagaagccCGACGTTCACAAATTTGTggctctgcaccaaaaacagatatcgcagttctgcaaACTACATGCATTAGATCATCCAAAGCGaacaaatttgatatgtcaatttatatcttgcGTGAAAAAATCTTGCATGAACGGGATTTGTAAAAGCTTTATTCACGTATTAATGGTTTATTTGAGAGCCATATAtattatatcaattttgtccgctttagatgtacgaTTAGGTGCCATttatagaattgtgatatcaattTTTTATTTCTGAGTTACAGAGTTCTAACTTGATAGTTTTTTCTCTGAGAATTTGCAATTTTCCCCAATTTTTATTAAAACGTTGACGAGAGAAATCGAAAATTCGCAACCAACCGTCAGCTTTTTTCTTttaaaatgcaacaaacctcatcaaatttggtagCCGAGAAATACGATTTCTTCTTTCCAATGTATTTAGATGGGAAAACCCGAACTCTTGCTTCCTTTAGAAAAAATTGAAGTACGAGGCACGTTCAAAATATTTTATGTAAGTCAGTGCGTGGGGCCATTATAAGCACTAGACACGTAAGCAATGGTGTACATTGCATGTCAAAAGCTTTTAACCTGCGGTGTATTTATGTAGCGGGTTCTTTACACGCAATGTAGATTATGCTCAACTTAAGCACGTTAATGAGATAGTACCACAATTCATACCTTACACTATTTGCTTTTAAGGCAAGTAGTATTGAGAAGGAACTGTGGCGTCCGTGCAATTAACAAACGGAAAATTCTCAATTCATTCTCCCCCGTAAGACAAGCTCGTGAGTGACCTGCTTCCTTGCACTGGCCAACAAAAACATACAATGAGAGAAAAGCAGAGGCAGCGACCAACAACAAACCACCTTTCTTAGGTTGGAACTGCTTTGCGAGGGCGGCTGTAGTGATTCGTTAGTCAAAAAATTTGACGAAGTATATGCTTCTCATTCCTAAAGGGAGTGTATCACTATGCGGCTCTCGCATTTCTTAGTTTCATGGTTTGAAAACGCATGCGCCGGGTGGTATAAGTTTGAACGTAGCAGGCAGGAGTTAACTGGCCATTTATCACGTGCTCCTGCTCAACACGTTTCATATCAACTCGTAATTTCTCACAGAGCTTATCTGTCATGACGCGGCGCTCACACAATTTTCTGTGTGACGAAAGCATGGGAAAATGGAGGAGCGCATATGTCGCCCTCATTCACTGTTTGTCCTGGTACCAAATTCACAAAGCGTTTCACTAGTAATTGCTCTTTCGTCCCTGAGCCCGTGttcacaaaaag
The DNA window shown above is from Dermacentor silvarum isolate Dsil-2018 chromosome 1, BIME_Dsil_1.4, whole genome shotgun sequence and carries:
- the LOC125941379 gene encoding ctenidin-3-like, translating into MLVPPQGHRVSTLRPHIDGNSWGYGGGHGAIILAGDGGGYGGGGHGGYSKVVPGPSFLVSTVHHVHKISHGGAIIGGYDLVSRGGGYGGGHGGGYGGGYGGYGGHGW